A window of Lentibacillus sp. Marseille-P4043 contains these coding sequences:
- the pknB gene encoding Stk1 family PASTA domain-containing Ser/Thr kinase encodes MLEGHLLNERYRIKGTIGGGGMANVYLANDIILDRDVAIKVLRLEYANDEEFIARFDREAQSATSLSHPNIVNIYDVGEEDNILYMVMEYVDGMTLKEYIQKYGPIEVEKALDIMKQIGSAIAHAHANDIVHRDIKPQNILIDTYGQIKVTDFGIAVALSATSLTQTNSILGSVHYLSPEQARGGMATKKSDIYSLGIVLFELLTGRLPFSGQSPVSIALKHLQSDTPSVRRFNQDVPQSVENIVLKATTKDPLNRYDTVYDMEDALESALDPDKINEDRYTPPVEVGEETKAIPIITDDQLQHFPANQDTIVHQTNGNTKKYNEDAVKKPKKNKKNKNKSKNKNKGKSKKKKWIIIAVILFILLASGVAALFIIPGVLQPKDVDVPDVVDMEYDDAVDKLEKLNLKSEKEMIYSEDVEEGIVVKTDPRVGKTVKEDSTVTVFVSQGKEKITFSDYVGKDFSQVKRLLEDEEYQEVISYKKYSDKPAGQIITQIQPTPDSEVIPGETRVIFEISNGPELASLNNLKGMTEDEAKAYLDEQNFKINVIEEHSDSTTEGEVIKQDPEPNTKLEEGSTVDVYISTGPKEKPPASKTISFNVAYNPDQPADETQEQPKEQTVKIYIEDANRSISDVAEQETITKDTEFTITLTIAPDQNAEYKVIRDDDVVIDKTVSYEEGE; translated from the coding sequence GTGTTAGAAGGGCACCTATTGAATGAACGTTATCGGATTAAAGGAACTATCGGTGGCGGTGGAATGGCCAACGTCTATTTAGCGAACGATATCATACTGGATCGGGATGTAGCAATAAAGGTTTTACGGCTTGAGTATGCAAATGATGAGGAATTTATCGCCCGCTTTGATCGAGAAGCTCAGTCAGCGACGAGCCTTTCCCATCCAAACATTGTAAATATTTACGATGTTGGTGAAGAGGATAATATTTTATATATGGTAATGGAATATGTCGATGGGATGACATTGAAAGAATACATACAGAAATACGGACCAATTGAAGTTGAAAAAGCATTAGATATTATGAAACAAATTGGTTCGGCAATTGCGCATGCACATGCAAATGATATTGTTCACCGTGATATTAAACCACAGAATATTTTAATTGATACATATGGACAAATCAAGGTAACGGATTTCGGTATTGCCGTTGCGCTTAGTGCTACATCATTGACTCAGACGAATTCAATATTAGGGTCTGTCCATTATCTTTCTCCAGAACAAGCTCGTGGAGGTATGGCCACTAAGAAGTCGGATATTTATTCGTTAGGAATTGTACTGTTTGAACTATTAACAGGCAGGCTCCCATTTTCAGGGCAATCTCCGGTTTCAATCGCTTTAAAGCATCTGCAAAGTGATACACCATCCGTAAGACGTTTTAATCAGGATGTTCCACAAAGCGTTGAAAACATCGTACTAAAAGCAACAACAAAGGATCCATTGAATCGGTATGATACTGTCTACGATATGGAAGATGCACTTGAATCGGCTTTAGACCCAGATAAGATAAATGAGGATAGATATACACCGCCAGTTGAAGTCGGGGAAGAAACAAAGGCAATCCCAATTATTACAGATGATCAACTGCAACATTTTCCTGCTAATCAGGATACAATTGTCCACCAAACAAACGGAAATACGAAAAAGTACAATGAAGATGCAGTCAAAAAACCTAAAAAAAACAAGAAAAATAAAAATAAAAGTAAGAACAAGAATAAGGGCAAAAGCAAGAAGAAAAAGTGGATCATTATTGCGGTCATCCTTTTCATATTGCTGGCATCTGGCGTAGCAGCACTTTTTATCATTCCAGGGGTTTTGCAACCTAAAGATGTAGATGTTCCTGATGTTGTTGATATGGAATACGATGATGCCGTGGATAAATTAGAGAAATTAAATTTAAAAAGCGAAAAAGAAATGATTTATTCAGAAGATGTTGAGGAAGGAATTGTTGTTAAAACAGATCCTCGTGTCGGAAAAACAGTAAAAGAGGATTCAACTGTTACGGTTTTTGTCAGTCAAGGAAAGGAAAAGATAACTTTTTCTGATTATGTTGGCAAAGATTTTAGTCAAGTAAAACGGTTACTGGAGGATGAGGAATATCAGGAAGTTATTTCCTATAAGAAATACTCGGATAAACCAGCAGGTCAAATCATTACACAAATCCAGCCGACACCAGATTCAGAAGTTATCCCCGGTGAAACGAGAGTTATTTTTGAAATCAGTAATGGACCGGAATTAGCATCTCTTAACAATCTAAAGGGCATGACAGAGGACGAGGCGAAGGCATATCTTGATGAACAAAACTTTAAGATAAATGTCATTGAAGAGCATTCGGACAGCACGACTGAAGGAGAAGTTATAAAACAGGATCCGGAACCGAATACGAAATTAGAGGAAGGATCAACGGTTGATGTATATATTTCGACAGGTCCAAAAGAAAAGCCACCAGCATCAAAAACGATTTCATTTAATGTGGCATATAACCCAGATCAACCAGCTGATGAAACTCAAGAACAACCAAAGGAACAAACTGTAAAAATTTATATTGAGGATGCGAATCGTTCTATATCTGATGTAGCAGAACAAGAAACGATAACGAAAGACACGGAATTTACGATAACATTAACGATAGCACCGGATCAGAATGCGGAATATAAAGTAATTCGTGATGATGACGTAGTAATTGACAAAACGGTTTCATATGAAGAGGGTGAATAA
- a CDS encoding Stp1/IreP family PP2C-type Ser/Thr phosphatase, producing MKSKFFTDRGKIRNHNEDSGGIYHNRYGQFLAIIADGMGGHKAGDVASQMATTLIKEKWEQSNQLQTPDEIENWLRDSIQEMNKALFEYASNNEECQGMGTTIVIAICTDEFITIAHVGDSRCYLVNENGFNQLTEDHSLVNALVQSGQITKEDAQHHPRKNVVLKAVGTEEYVESDIRSLEWDSGNILLLCTDGLTDKLTDDELGERIQSQQDMEEKGQQLIHLANELGGEDNISLILVQHDVPQEEGEIPC from the coding sequence ATGAAAAGTAAATTTTTTACAGATCGTGGTAAAATTAGAAACCATAACGAAGATTCCGGGGGGATTTACCATAACCGTTATGGTCAATTTTTAGCGATTATTGCTGATGGTATGGGTGGGCATAAAGCTGGTGATGTTGCTAGTCAAATGGCCACGACTCTCATTAAGGAAAAATGGGAGCAAAGTAATCAGCTTCAAACACCAGATGAAATCGAAAATTGGCTTAGAGACTCCATCCAAGAAATGAATAAAGCATTATTTGAATACGCATCAAACAATGAAGAATGTCAAGGAATGGGTACGACAATTGTAATTGCGATCTGTACTGATGAATTTATCACCATTGCACATGTTGGGGACAGCCGTTGCTATCTTGTAAATGAAAATGGCTTTAATCAACTAACAGAAGACCATTCATTGGTAAATGCGCTTGTTCAATCTGGTCAAATTACAAAAGAGGATGCACAACATCATCCTAGAAAAAATGTTGTATTGAAAGCCGTCGGAACAGAAGAGTATGTTGAATCAGACATTCGAAGCCTTGAATGGGATTCCGGGAATATTTTATTATTGTGTACCGATGGGTTAACCGATAAATTAACAGATGACGAGTTGGGTGAGCGTATTCAAAGTCAACAGGATATGGAGGAAAAAGGACAACAGTTGATTCATTTAGCGAATGAACTAGGCGGCGAAGATAATATTTCACTTATACTTGTCCAACATGACGTTCCTCAGGAAGAAGGTGAAATTCCGTGTTAG
- the rsmB gene encoding 16S rRNA (cytosine(967)-C(5))-methyltransferase RsmB produces the protein MSNDLRATIVDILVRMEKDGAYSHLLINYQLKTGKVSPKDEGLLTEIVYGTFQRKLTLDFYLNSFVDSQKKVAPWVRMLLRMSVYQMVFLDKIPDHAIIHEAVEIAKHKGHKGIASFVNGVLRSVQRNGVPETTAIKDTAVRLSIETSHPEWLVNRWLTMYGEQITTEMCEANLMRKPLAIRVQPLKISRQEAINILREQGLEVRTSDFSNQGIIVDKGNILKTDLFNDGYITIQDQSSMLVAEMFDVEPGMQVLDACSAPGGKATHIAEKMENQGTIHAYDLHSKKAKMIEKKGLDLSLSNIIANQADARKLQTIHEKGSFDRILVDAPCSGLGVIRGKPEIKYNKSEADIGRLAQIQSDILQHVAPLLKKGGLLIYSTCTVDQEENDGVVKAFLQQQTDYKIDQAFFEGLPPDLNQSPGKTDYGLQIFPQTFQTDGFFLTRFRKK, from the coding sequence ATGAGTAATGATTTAAGAGCAACAATTGTCGATATTTTAGTAAGAATGGAGAAAGACGGAGCCTATAGCCACTTATTAATTAACTATCAGCTTAAAACAGGTAAAGTTAGTCCGAAAGATGAGGGGCTATTAACTGAAATTGTCTATGGAACGTTTCAACGCAAATTGACATTGGATTTTTATTTGAATTCCTTTGTCGATTCTCAGAAAAAAGTAGCGCCCTGGGTACGGATGCTATTACGGATGTCTGTTTATCAAATGGTTTTCTTAGATAAGATCCCAGATCATGCAATCATTCATGAGGCAGTTGAAATTGCGAAACACAAAGGGCATAAGGGAATCGCTTCGTTTGTAAATGGTGTGCTAAGAAGCGTGCAGCGTAATGGGGTTCCGGAAACAACAGCAATTAAGGACACGGCTGTACGACTATCAATTGAAACAAGTCATCCGGAGTGGCTTGTGAATCGTTGGCTGACCATGTATGGGGAACAGATTACTACGGAGATGTGTGAAGCAAATTTAATGCGAAAGCCATTAGCTATTCGTGTACAACCATTAAAAATTTCCCGACAAGAGGCGATAAATATTTTGCGTGAGCAAGGGCTGGAAGTAAGAACATCAGACTTTTCAAATCAAGGTATTATTGTTGATAAGGGGAATATTTTAAAAACAGACTTGTTTAACGATGGTTACATCACGATTCAAGATCAAAGTTCGATGCTTGTTGCTGAAATGTTCGATGTAGAACCAGGTATGCAAGTTTTGGATGCATGTAGTGCACCAGGTGGAAAGGCAACACATATTGCTGAAAAAATGGAAAATCAAGGGACAATACATGCATACGACCTTCATTCGAAGAAAGCAAAAATGATCGAAAAAAAAGGATTGGATCTCAGTTTGTCCAACATCATTGCGAATCAGGCAGATGCAAGAAAGCTACAAACTATTCACGAAAAAGGGAGCTTTGATCGGATTCTTGTTGATGCACCATGCTCAGGCTTGGGTGTTATACGTGGTAAACCGGAGATTAAATACAATAAAAGTGAAGCAGATATTGGACGATTAGCTCAAATTCAAAGCGATATTTTGCAACATGTTGCGCCACTATTGAAAAAAGGTGGTTTATTGATATATAGTACTTGTACAGTTGACCAAGAAGAAAATGATGGTGTTGTGAAAGCATTTTTACAACAACAAACTGATTATAAAATTGATCAAGCTTTTTTTGAGGGGTTACCGCCTGATTTAAATCAATCACCAGGGAAAACGGACTATGGTTTACAGATTTTTCCGCAAACATTTCAAACGGATGGATTTTTCCTTACACGGTTTAGAAAAAAGTGA
- the fmt gene encoding methionyl-tRNA formyltransferase gives MERIVFMGTPDFSVPILQALIEANYNVVLAVTQPDRPKGRKKVLTPPPVKEAAEGLNIPVFQPEKLKNDYQKIIDYKPDLIITAAYGQILPVELLTAPEYGCINVHASLLPELRGGAPIHYAILQGKQETGVTIMYMVEKLDAGDILTQAKVPIAKDDTVGLLHDKLSQAGADLLLETLPKLAAHSITPIKQNDQEATFAANIKREQEKIDWNNHNIDIYNQIRGLNPWPVAFTTYQNKPMKIWWGEVDNKTYDGIPGEIIEIDEEAFTVICGNHQGLRIKEIQPAGKKRMTVKQYLHGSPDRIKPGMKMGD, from the coding sequence ATGGAACGAATTGTATTTATGGGGACACCGGATTTTTCAGTACCTATTCTACAAGCTCTAATAGAGGCTAATTATAATGTAGTGTTAGCCGTTACACAGCCAGATCGACCAAAAGGAAGAAAGAAGGTGCTAACACCGCCACCTGTGAAGGAAGCTGCGGAAGGGCTCAATATCCCAGTCTTTCAACCTGAAAAACTAAAGAATGATTATCAAAAAATAATTGATTATAAGCCGGATTTAATTATTACGGCAGCGTACGGGCAAATATTGCCTGTAGAGTTGTTAACAGCGCCAGAATATGGGTGTATTAATGTTCATGCATCCCTGTTACCGGAACTTCGTGGTGGTGCACCAATCCATTATGCTATTTTGCAAGGAAAGCAAGAAACTGGTGTAACCATTATGTATATGGTAGAGAAATTAGATGCCGGAGATATTTTAACGCAAGCAAAAGTGCCAATTGCTAAAGATGATACTGTTGGGTTACTACATGATAAACTATCCCAAGCGGGTGCTGATTTATTACTGGAAACATTGCCCAAACTAGCAGCACATTCTATTACACCAATTAAACAAAATGACCAAGAAGCAACATTTGCAGCCAATATTAAACGCGAACAGGAGAAAATTGACTGGAATAATCATAACATTGATATTTACAACCAAATTAGAGGACTAAATCCTTGGCCTGTTGCTTTTACAACCTATCAAAATAAACCAATGAAGATATGGTGGGGAGAAGTCGATAATAAAACATATGACGGAATACCTGGTGAGATTATAGAAATTGATGAGGAAGCATTTACCGTAATCTGTGGAAATCACCAAGGTTTACGAATCAAAGAAATTCAACCAGCAGGCAAAAAACGAATGACAGTTAAGCAATATTTGCATGGTTCACCGGATCGGATCAAACCAGGAATGAAAATGGGTGATTGA
- the priA gene encoding primosomal protein N': MKIAKVIVDVPASSINQTFDYLIPDHFQQVITKGMRVIVPFGPRKIMGFVVELISESTHKGLKKIIDVLDLTPVLTDELLKLGKWLADQTLSLYITSYQAMLPQVLKSQYKKELVRLTEERLSDDLEMVFAGRDSIPYEELANRSIRYYHVQKAIQDGDVAVNYLVKSKITKKYVTMVQPAKETYLLEEALYDVAKNAKKQRELLGFFIEYPDPIEQPKLIRYLETTQPTIKKLIDRGLLASSKVEVFRNPYDDDAIAKTNALELTEQQQQAINPIKQKISQGQHDVFLLHGVTGSGKTEIYLQAIQDVIQNGEEAIVLVPEISLTPQMVHRFKGRFGSNVAVLHSALSSGEKYDEWRRIHRKEVQVVVGARSAIFAPFENIGIIIIDEEHENSYKQEDQPRYHARDVAIYRGEVHQCPVILGSATPTLESYARAQKGVYQLATLTKRTNDKGMPEVQIVDMRNELHAGNRTMFSRRLKEKMENCIAKNEQVVLLLNRRGYSTFVMCRDCGHVKECPHCDIALTFHKNSNQLKCHYCSYEEPMPMICPECNSDLIRYFGTGTQRVEEALTQLIPEARVIRMDVDTTRRKGAHEKLLKQFANREADILLGTQMIAKGLDFENVTLVGVLTADSMLHLPDFRASEKTFQLLTQVSGRAGRHELPGEVIVQTYTPDHYSIELASTYDYSQFYLTEMNTRKTFQYPPYVYLVLMTISHENQVKAVQTTQKIVQLLMNHVSNNTVVLGPTPSPITRVKDRYRYQCMIKYKHEPQLRKLIKKIIQQFDEDVRKDDLLITVDMQPYQLM, encoded by the coding sequence GTGAAAATAGCAAAAGTTATTGTAGATGTTCCGGCCAGTTCAATTAATCAGACTTTTGATTATCTAATCCCGGATCACTTCCAGCAGGTGATCACAAAGGGAATGCGAGTAATCGTGCCATTTGGGCCTCGAAAAATTATGGGTTTTGTTGTTGAACTGATTTCGGAGTCAACACACAAAGGGCTAAAAAAGATCATTGATGTATTGGATTTAACACCAGTTTTAACAGATGAATTACTAAAACTTGGAAAATGGCTCGCAGATCAGACATTAAGCTTGTATATCACCTCATACCAAGCAATGCTGCCACAAGTATTAAAATCTCAATATAAAAAAGAACTTGTTCGGTTGACGGAAGAACGGTTGTCAGACGATTTAGAAATGGTTTTCGCTGGACGTGATTCCATTCCATATGAAGAGCTGGCAAATAGGTCTATTCGTTATTACCATGTACAAAAAGCAATTCAAGATGGCGATGTTGCCGTTAACTATCTTGTGAAATCGAAAATAACAAAAAAGTACGTTACGATGGTACAGCCAGCGAAAGAGACGTATTTACTTGAAGAAGCATTATATGATGTAGCAAAAAATGCAAAAAAACAACGGGAACTGTTAGGTTTTTTTATTGAATATCCTGACCCAATTGAACAGCCTAAATTAATTCGTTATTTAGAGACAACACAACCGACGATTAAAAAATTAATTGATAGGGGTTTGCTGGCATCATCGAAAGTTGAAGTGTTTCGTAACCCATATGATGATGATGCGATTGCAAAAACAAATGCATTGGAACTTACTGAACAACAACAACAGGCAATTAATCCGATTAAACAGAAGATTTCACAAGGACAACATGATGTCTTTCTCTTACATGGTGTAACGGGTAGTGGGAAGACAGAGATTTATTTACAGGCGATACAAGATGTGATTCAAAATGGGGAAGAAGCAATCGTGCTAGTTCCGGAAATTTCTCTCACACCCCAAATGGTACATCGTTTTAAAGGAAGATTTGGTTCAAATGTGGCTGTGTTGCATAGTGCTTTATCGAGTGGAGAAAAGTATGATGAATGGCGACGCATCCATCGAAAGGAAGTACAAGTAGTTGTTGGCGCTAGGTCAGCCATTTTCGCTCCATTTGAAAATATTGGTATTATTATTATCGATGAAGAACATGAAAATAGTTATAAACAAGAAGATCAACCACGTTATCATGCCAGGGATGTAGCAATTTATCGCGGGGAAGTCCACCAATGTCCAGTTATACTTGGCAGTGCAACCCCAACATTAGAGTCATATGCAAGGGCACAAAAAGGTGTTTATCAATTAGCTACTTTGACAAAACGAACGAACGATAAAGGGATGCCCGAAGTCCAAATTGTCGATATGCGTAACGAACTTCATGCTGGTAATCGTACAATGTTTTCAAGACGTTTAAAAGAAAAAATGGAGAACTGTATTGCGAAGAACGAACAAGTTGTATTGCTATTAAACAGGCGGGGATACTCAACATTTGTCATGTGTCGTGATTGTGGACATGTTAAAGAATGTCCGCATTGTGATATTGCATTAACATTCCACAAGAATAGCAATCAATTAAAATGTCATTATTGTTCGTATGAAGAACCAATGCCAATGATTTGTCCGGAATGTAATAGTGATTTAATTCGTTATTTTGGTACAGGGACACAACGGGTGGAGGAGGCATTAACCCAACTTATCCCAGAAGCACGTGTCATTCGAATGGATGTTGACACAACAAGGAGAAAAGGTGCGCATGAAAAGCTATTAAAGCAATTTGCCAATCGGGAAGCAGATATTTTGCTGGGGACACAAATGATTGCGAAAGGTCTTGATTTTGAGAATGTCACACTAGTTGGTGTATTAACCGCTGATTCCATGTTACATTTGCCTGATTTCCGGGCATCTGAAAAGACTTTCCAACTATTAACACAGGTAAGTGGTAGAGCAGGTAGACATGAATTACCCGGTGAAGTCATCGTTCAGACCTATACACCAGATCATTATAGTATTGAGCTTGCAAGTACGTATGATTATTCTCAATTTTATTTAACGGAAATGAATACACGAAAAACGTTTCAATATCCACCATATGTCTATTTAGTTTTAATGACGATTTCACATGAGAATCAGGTGAAAGCTGTTCAAACGACGCAAAAGATTGTGCAATTACTGATGAATCATGTCAGTAACAATACGGTTGTGTTAGGACCGACCCCGTCGCCCATCACGCGTGTGAAGGATAGATATCGCTATCAATGCATGATAAAATACAAGCATGAACCGCAATTAAGAAAACTAATCAAAAAAATAATTCAACAATTTGATGAAGATGTCAGGAAAGATGATTTACTGATTACAGTAGACATGCAACCATATCAATTGATGTAG
- the coaBC gene encoding bifunctional phosphopantothenoylcysteine decarboxylase/phosphopantothenate--cysteine ligase CoaBC, translated as MVENKNILLGVSGGIAVYKACALTSKLTQAGANVKVMMTENAAKFVSPLTFQALSRNPVYIDTFDEKDTKKIAHIDVADWADIVIIAPATANIIGKIAGGIADDMLSTTLLATQASIYVAPAMNVHMYAHPAVIQNMQQLEKWGYHFIEPGAGYLACGYVGKGRLEEPEQIVKVVQQHQAKSSILTGKKVLVSAGPTREQIDPVRFFTNRSTGKMGFALAEAAANFGAEVTLVSGPTNLELSKNNVRRIDVTTAEEMYEAMNHYFLESDIVIKAAAVADYRPKQVFQEKMKKQEGTWQIEMERTRDILQSLGEVKTHQFLVGFAAETTNVLDYGKNKLQKKQLDAIVINDVSTEGAGFGGDMNVATYLNKDLQSTELALSTKQEMAEKILTLIHRDMKDEAK; from the coding sequence ATGGTTGAAAATAAAAATATTCTTTTAGGGGTTTCTGGTGGAATTGCAGTATATAAGGCATGTGCATTAACAAGTAAACTGACCCAAGCGGGTGCCAATGTGAAAGTAATGATGACAGAGAACGCTGCTAAATTCGTTTCCCCATTAACATTTCAAGCGTTATCAAGGAATCCCGTTTATATTGATACATTCGACGAGAAGGATACGAAGAAAATTGCTCATATCGATGTAGCGGACTGGGCAGATATTGTGATTATCGCTCCGGCGACAGCAAACATTATTGGGAAAATTGCTGGTGGGATTGCCGATGATATGCTTTCCACAACCTTATTGGCTACCCAAGCTAGCATATATGTTGCTCCGGCAATGAATGTTCATATGTATGCACATCCTGCTGTTATTCAAAATATGCAGCAATTGGAAAAATGGGGGTATCATTTTATTGAACCTGGTGCAGGTTATTTAGCGTGTGGTTATGTTGGCAAAGGCCGACTAGAGGAACCAGAGCAAATAGTTAAAGTGGTTCAACAGCACCAAGCGAAAAGTTCTATTTTAACAGGAAAAAAAGTATTAGTTTCAGCAGGCCCGACGCGTGAACAAATTGATCCAGTAAGATTTTTCACCAATCGTTCAACAGGCAAAATGGGATTTGCATTGGCTGAAGCTGCCGCTAACTTTGGAGCGGAAGTTACGCTTGTATCTGGCCCAACTAACCTTGAACTGTCTAAAAACAATGTACGTAGAATTGATGTAACAACAGCAGAGGAAATGTATGAGGCAATGAATCACTATTTCTTAGAAAGCGATATTGTTATAAAGGCTGCAGCAGTTGCCGATTACCGGCCAAAACAGGTTTTTCAAGAAAAAATGAAAAAACAGGAAGGCACCTGGCAGATTGAAATGGAACGAACGAGAGATATTTTACAGTCGCTAGGAGAAGTGAAGACCCATCAATTTTTAGTAGGATTCGCTGCGGAAACGACAAATGTCTTAGATTATGGCAAAAACAAATTACAAAAAAAACAACTGGATGCCATTGTCATCAATGATGTTTCAACAGAAGGTGCAGGATTTGGTGGAGATATGAATGTGGCTACATATTTAAATAAAGATTTACAATCAACTGAACTTGCCTTATCAACAAAACAGGAAATGGCTGAAAAGATACTGACGTTAATTCACCGTGATATGAAGGATGAAGCGAAGTGA
- the rpoZ gene encoding DNA-directed RNA polymerase subunit omega — MMLDPSIDALQEKIRSKYTLVTLSARRAREMRQKKNCQVENPKSAKFVGMALEEIQAEKLFVKE, encoded by the coding sequence ATGATGCTTGATCCATCAATTGATGCATTACAGGAAAAAATCAGATCTAAATATACACTTGTTACACTATCAGCCAGACGGGCAAGAGAGATGCGTCAGAAAAAGAATTGCCAGGTTGAAAATCCAAAGTCAGCTAAATTTGTTGGTATGGCACTTGAAGAAATACAAGCAGAAAAATTGTTTGTGAAAGAATAA
- the gmk gene encoding guanylate kinase: protein MIEEKGILFVLSGPSGVGKGTVRKELFAHDTDLRYSISMTTRDIRPGETNGVDYFYKTNEEFEALIEQNQLLEYAKYVNNYYGTPRKYVEETLAAGHDVFLEIEVQGALQVKENFPEGVFIFLFPPSLEELKNRIVSRGTESQDLVLNRLKEARKEIEMMDAYDYVVVNDRVEHAVAKVQSIIQSEHCKRERIERQYKQLLEDDRK from the coding sequence TTGATCGAGGAGAAAGGGATTTTATTTGTTCTTTCCGGTCCTTCCGGTGTCGGGAAAGGAACGGTAAGGAAAGAATTATTTGCGCACGATACTGATTTACGGTATTCTATTTCCATGACGACAAGGGATATCAGACCTGGCGAAACAAATGGTGTTGATTATTTTTATAAAACAAATGAAGAATTTGAAGCTTTAATTGAGCAAAATCAGCTATTAGAATACGCTAAATATGTAAATAATTATTATGGAACACCACGAAAATATGTTGAGGAAACACTAGCGGCCGGACATGATGTGTTTTTAGAAATCGAAGTACAGGGTGCATTACAAGTCAAGGAAAACTTCCCGGAAGGTGTGTTTATCTTTTTGTTCCCACCTAGTTTGGAAGAATTGAAAAACCGTATTGTCAGCCGTGGTACTGAATCACAGGACTTAGTCTTAAACCGGTTAAAAGAGGCGCGAAAAGAAATTGAAATGATGGATGCATATGATTATGTTGTTGTGAATGACCGTGTAGAACATGCAGTTGCCAAAGTTCAATCCATTATTCAAAGCGAGCACTGTAAACGGGAACGGATTGAGAGACAATATAAACAACTATTGGAGGATGATAGAAAATGA
- the remA gene encoding extracellular matrix/biofilm regulator RemA, with translation MSLRLINIGFGNVVSANRIISIVSPESAPIKRIITVARDNNKLVDATYGRRTRAVIITDSDHVVLSAVQPETVGQRVLSHEEDSDE, from the coding sequence TTGAGTTTACGATTAATTAACATCGGATTTGGCAACGTGGTTTCAGCCAATAGAATTATTTCTATTGTCTCACCAGAATCCGCACCAATAAAACGGATAATTACTGTTGCACGTGATAATAATAAACTAGTAGATGCAACATATGGACGTAGAACAAGAGCAGTAATTATTACAGATAGCGATCATGTTGTACTATCTGCAGTCCAACCAGAAACGGTAGGGCAACGTGTATTGAGTCATGAAGAAGATTCGGATGAATAG
- a CDS encoding YicC/YloC family endoribonuclease has protein sequence MARSMTGYGREVIYIENTIVTVEIRSVNHRFLDFHTKIPSTFLFLEEKMKEVVRSYFGRGRIEILIRIDGEGFVKKRLETDWKLLDQYVEQLKQVKERYQITGDIPMTVLSQMPDLFSIQQMEEQSEQQVEVIIAGLHTACEHVQKMREAEGEKLLADITDRMESIQEVVSLLKTRRANVVHEYRERIKTRVNDYLADMIDVDSSHMYQEIALLAEKGDITEEITRLLSHIDHFFAIIKKDEQIGRKLDFILQEMHRETNTIGSKSTDVKISEWIVSLKSELEKIKEQVQNIE, from the coding sequence ATGGCAAGAAGCATGACAGGGTATGGCAGAGAAGTGATCTATATCGAAAATACGATAGTAACAGTCGAAATTAGGAGTGTTAATCACAGGTTTCTAGATTTTCATACGAAGATTCCATCGACTTTTTTATTCTTGGAAGAAAAGATGAAAGAAGTTGTCAGGTCCTATTTTGGAAGAGGACGAATTGAAATACTCATACGGATTGATGGTGAGGGTTTTGTTAAGAAGAGACTAGAAACAGATTGGAAGTTGTTGGACCAATATGTGGAACAACTTAAGCAAGTGAAGGAGCGCTATCAAATAACTGGTGATATTCCAATGACTGTTCTTTCACAGATGCCAGACTTGTTTTCAATCCAACAAATGGAAGAACAATCTGAACAACAAGTTGAAGTGATCATAGCCGGCCTTCATACTGCTTGCGAACATGTTCAAAAGATGCGTGAGGCAGAAGGGGAAAAACTTCTTGCGGATATAACAGATAGAATGGAATCCATTCAGGAAGTTGTGTCTTTATTAAAAACACGCCGAGCAAATGTAGTTCACGAATACCGGGAACGGATTAAAACGCGTGTCAACGATTATTTAGCTGACATGATCGATGTTGATAGTAGTCATATGTATCAAGAAATTGCGCTTTTAGCAGAAAAAGGCGATATTACAGAAGAAATAACAAGGTTACTTAGTCATATTGATCATTTTTTTGCTATAATAAAAAAGGATGAGCAAATCGGTAGAAAATTAGACTTCATCCTTCAGGAAATGCATCGCGAAACAAATACAATTGGCTCTAAATCCACCGATGTAAAAATTAGCGAATGGATCGTTTCGTTGAAAAGTGAGCTTGAGAAAATCAAAGAACAAGTTCAAAATATAGAGTAA